TATAATAAGATCCACCATGGCTGTCCTGTCTATTTTCTTCAAAACAAGAGGGCTACCCCAAAACCGCCCCTAGTATCTGCCACGTCCACTCTTATAAATTTCCTTTAGCACTCTTCGCATCCACCACTCCTCCCAGAACAGAAACTTTTCACCCACAAAcaccaaaagaaacaaaagaaccgTTACTCTCTCACTCGATCTCTTTGTGGAAGTGTCTCAGAGAGCTACTAAGTATCCGTGATTCCGTTCACTTAACAGAGTGATCGCATCTTCAATGGACACCATGATTGGAGCGGTTGATGCGTGTAAGCCAGCGTGCAGCGACGTGTGCAGCCTAACGTCGAACGTTGCCGTATCGACCATCCATGACTCGGTCCCCTCCTTCGTCAACTCGTCCGAGGCCACTCTGGGCGGTCACATCGCCCGCCGGCTCGTAGAAATCGGCGTGACCGACGTGTTCACCGTCCCTGGTGACTTCAACCTGACGCTCCTTGATCACCTCATTGCCGAGCCTGGCCTCACCAATATCGGGTGCTGCAACGAGCTCAACGCCGGATACGCCGCTGACGGGTACGCCCGCTCGCGTGGCGTCGGCGCCTGCGTCGTCACCTTCACTGTCGGTGGGCTCAGCGTCCTCAATGCGATCGCCGGCGCGTACAGTGAGAACTTGCCGGTCATTTGCATAGTAGGCGGTCCCAACTCCAATGACTACGGGACAAACCGAATTCTTCACCACACTATTGGCTTGCCTGACTTTAGCCAAGAGCTCAGATGCTTTCAGACTGTCACTTGCTATCAGGTAATTggcttttcatttaattatgtgttgtgttattaaaaaaataaaaaatttgatctACTAATTTGGTTAAAGTGATGATTTGTtgttaaaaattttgtttcGATGAATGGACTGATCCGTTTTTCTGCTGGGTATGCTATATTGCCTTAGGCTGTGGTGAACAATTTGGAAGATGCACATGAGCTGATCGATACAGCCATTTCAACTTCTTTAAAAGAAAGCAAGCCTGTTTACATTAGCATAGGCTGCAACTTGGCTGCGATTCCTCATCCAACTTTCAGCCGTGAACCTGTTCCATTTTCACTTGCTCCCAAGTAAGTTTTGGGCTTTCCGTTGATTTCTAAACTAAGTATTTAAATTACATGTTAGAATTGACCTTTCACCATAAGATTTATTGGTGCTCTGTTTTTCATGTTATATTTTGTGATACAGATGGAGTAATAAGATGGGTTTGGAGGCTGCAGTGGAGGCAGCCGCGGAATTCTTGAATAAGGCCGTGAAACCTGTTTTACTTGGCGGTCCTAAACTGCGAGTTGCAAATGCATGCGATGCCTTTGTTGAGCTCGCCGATGCTTGCGGTTATTCCTTTGCGGTGATGCCATCAGCGAAAGGGCTTGTGCCGGAGGACCACCCCCATTTCATTGGGACTTACTGGGGTGCTGTAAGCACTGCTTTCTGCGCGGAGATTGTGGAGTCCGCGGATGCTTACTTATTTGCTGGACCTATTTTCAACGACTATAGCTCCGTTGGGTATTCGCTCCTTCTGAAGAAGGAGAAGGCAATCATCGTGCAGCCGGATCGGGTAACGGTTGGGAATGGGCCTTCATTTGGGTGTGTTTTaatgaaggatttcctcggagcaCTCGCTAAGCGGCTCAAGCGAAACTCTACTTCTTATGACAATTATCATAGGATCTATGTCCCCGAGGGGCATCCTCTGAAGGCTGTACCGAGAGAACCTTTGAGGGTTAATGTTTTGTTCCAGCATATACAAAAGATGCTATCTAGTGAGACTGCTGTGATTGCTGAGACCGGAGACTCATGGTTTAACTGTCAGAAACTGAAGTTGCCACGAGGTTGCGGGTAAGTAGTGGAGACCATATCTCGTTTTAAGTTTGTTTCCGGGTTGCAGTtgctaaaaattttgaaaactggCTTGCTTGCTGCAGGTATGAGTTCCAAATGCAGTATGGATCAATCGGTTGGTCAGTTGGTGCAACTCTTGGGTATGCACAGGCCGTGCCAGAGAAGCGAGTGATTGCTTGCATTGGTGATGGAAGCTTTCAGGTATGTCTTGTTTGGGCTGTTTTCTGCCGTAGGCAAGAACCCTGTGGTAACTGCTATGTGGAACACCACATGCAAAGTTTTtagtttgtgtgtttttttttttgcctaattTTGATGTCTCACTCTACAAATCACCATTTGGAATTAACATTGACATTGATTTTCTTTAGCTCGAACTTGATTTCTGGAATCTTGATGTGTTTGTATATGACATGTTGTGACTGCTTCACAGGTCACTGCACAAGATGTGTCAACAATGATTCGATGTGGGCAGAGGACTATCATCTTCCTGATAAATAATGGTGGATACACCATTGAAGTTGAAATCCATGATGGTCCTTACAACGTCATTAAGAACTGGAACTACACAGGGTTGATTGATGCAATACACAATGGCGAAGGCAAGTGCTGGACAGCCAAGGTGAGTTTTTTTGACTTGTACAAATGCTTCAATGCTAAAAAGAGGGGAAACAGTAAACACTAATGTTTCTACACGTCCGTTCCTTTTAGATCCATTGTGAGGAGGAACTGATTGAAGCAATCGAGACGGCAACGGGGGCCAAGAAGGACTGCTTGTGCTTCCTTGAGGTGATTGTTCACAAGGATGATACCAGCAAAGAGCTGCTTGAATGGGGTTCGAGGGTCTCTGCTGCCAATAGCCGTCCACCCAACCCGCAGTAAACTCTACCCGCATCTACGAAATACTATGATCAATTAAAACAGAatgagcctttttttttttgttaccaCATTAAATAGGAAGTATAAGGTTTGTTTCCTGAACGGTCTGCCTGTTGAACTTGAGATTTCGATGTTTTCTATATTGTATTCATCCTGAATTTGATTTTGTAAGGAAAAATCTATATCCTTCATGTTTCTATTCCATTTTGTGGATGAGATTCTCTTTGTGGGTTAGACCGGTAGATAGAGGGGGAGTTCATGAACTTTTTGCAAAGTTGATCATGAGGGAGTGAGGACCCGCCACAGCGTCGGCACTTGCCAATGTGCTGAAAAGTATCCATCCTAGGCGCATAGAAGTTTCAAGCTTTATTGTCCAAATTCAATAATGCACTAGGTGGGGTCTTCATGATTTCGACTTGGAAAGAAATCTTCAACGCAAACGTAAAAATTGTGAATCCTCCTACGAACAAAACATTTCATGGGATCTTT
This sequence is a window from Carya illinoinensis cultivar Pawnee chromosome 9, C.illinoinensisPawnee_v1, whole genome shotgun sequence. Protein-coding genes within it:
- the LOC122276704 gene encoding pyruvate decarboxylase 2 → MDTMIGAVDACKPACSDVCSLTSNVAVSTIHDSVPSFVNSSEATLGGHIARRLVEIGVTDVFTVPGDFNLTLLDHLIAEPGLTNIGCCNELNAGYAADGYARSRGVGACVVTFTVGGLSVLNAIAGAYSENLPVICIVGGPNSNDYGTNRILHHTIGLPDFSQELRCFQTVTCYQAVVNNLEDAHELIDTAISTSLKESKPVYISIGCNLAAIPHPTFSREPVPFSLAPKWSNKMGLEAAVEAAAEFLNKAVKPVLLGGPKLRVANACDAFVELADACGYSFAVMPSAKGLVPEDHPHFIGTYWGAVSTAFCAEIVESADAYLFAGPIFNDYSSVGYSLLLKKEKAIIVQPDRVTVGNGPSFGCVLMKDFLGALAKRLKRNSTSYDNYHRIYVPEGHPLKAVPREPLRVNVLFQHIQKMLSSETAVIAETGDSWFNCQKLKLPRGCGYEFQMQYGSIGWSVGATLGYAQAVPEKRVIACIGDGSFQVTAQDVSTMIRCGQRTIIFLINNGGYTIEVEIHDGPYNVIKNWNYTGLIDAIHNGEGKCWTAKIHCEEELIEAIETATGAKKDCLCFLEVIVHKDDTSKELLEWGSRVSAANSRPPNPQ